Proteins encoded in a region of the Stieleria neptunia genome:
- a CDS encoding DUF1592 domain-containing protein, whose translation MTTWLTDVERAYRLSYFLWNSAPDARLLSTAKSGDLSKDPSAQVERMLKDAKVGRFIDDFTRQWLQLDKVDDFGPDVRVFKDVRRMTVDSMGREGRELFRHLLENGLSMEHFIDSDFVMANDRLARFYGLPAVEGDAFVPVKLPKESERGGLVAQAGFLKLTSTDFATSPIHRGSWILKNLYNERIEPPADVLINEPDIRGTTTIREAILKHQELESCSRCHSKIDPLGFALEYYDPVGRKRDKYRHVEELIVDVKSTTFTKKIKFTEAPIDAAMKLPGGREVRDLPTLKAALMADKEDILKGVIGKLISYAHGREVTRADRPHVDAVFESISQEDFSLRAAIHAIVAHPAFGRR comes from the coding sequence ATGACTACGTGGCTAACCGACGTGGAGCGGGCGTATCGTCTGTCGTATTTCCTCTGGAACTCCGCGCCCGATGCCAGGCTTCTCAGCACTGCCAAGTCCGGCGACTTAAGCAAAGATCCATCGGCCCAGGTGGAGCGTATGCTCAAGGACGCCAAGGTCGGGCGTTTCATCGACGACTTCACCCGTCAGTGGCTGCAACTCGACAAGGTCGACGACTTCGGGCCGGACGTTCGTGTGTTCAAGGATGTTCGCCGCATGACCGTCGATTCCATGGGCCGCGAAGGCCGTGAACTCTTCCGCCACCTACTCGAGAACGGCCTGAGCATGGAACACTTCATCGATTCGGATTTTGTCATGGCCAACGACCGACTCGCCCGCTTCTACGGCTTGCCCGCAGTAGAGGGTGATGCCTTCGTACCGGTGAAGCTTCCCAAGGAAAGCGAACGGGGCGGGCTCGTGGCCCAGGCCGGTTTCCTCAAGCTGACGTCGACCGACTTTGCCACGTCACCGATTCACAGGGGCTCCTGGATTCTCAAGAATCTGTACAACGAACGGATCGAACCGCCCGCCGACGTGTTGATCAACGAGCCCGACATTCGTGGCACCACCACGATTCGTGAAGCCATTCTTAAACATCAGGAACTCGAGAGTTGCTCGCGCTGTCACTCGAAGATCGATCCGCTGGGATTCGCCCTGGAATATTACGATCCGGTTGGGCGCAAGCGGGACAAGTATCGTCATGTGGAAGAGTTGATTGTCGACGTAAAAAGCACCACGTTCACGAAGAAGATCAAATTCACCGAGGCTCCAATCGACGCCGCCATGAAACTTCCGGGCGGCCGCGAGGTGCGTGACCTGCCCACGCTCAAGGCCGCGCTGATGGCCGACAAGGAAGACATCCTGAAAGGCGTCATCGGGAAACTCATCAGCTATGCCCATGGCCGCGAAGTCACCCGGGCCGATCGTCCGCATGTCGACGCAGTCTTCGAGTCGATTTCACAAGAGGACTTCTCACTTCGCGCCGCCATCCACGCCATCGTCGCCCACCCCGCCTTCGGTCGGAGATAA
- a CDS encoding DUF1592 domain-containing protein: MTRIVFTICITSFSLCSLAQAAPPEASLPEKHRAFFIAHCLDCHDSETQEEKVDLETLPLSITTIEQAELWQRVLNALNAGEMPPDDSEQPGNTEKADFLDDLARTMVTARQALSDSGGKITMRRLNQREYRNTIEHLTGAHVDVGSLPSDGGSGTFDTVGASQFISSDQFEQYLKLGRSAIDEAFERRKTTGRETNPFRVEPETTVNPANEKEIANIEDEYARFTRWQKGVDAAAKTPQNQARIAEIRKTDRLIDHPIRFYAYADRLEETPDPKDFGFRDSPKAASGNPEGDRRNLAYHKHYAALPHRDRGTYLKLAHGTGRIIVPPKKTNLSPGSYVIRVRVGAVEGTPAERRFIQVGHPQRQIESRNWGLEGRAISTHQVTGTIENPETIEIPLEVTANTIREFAVQEKQPNNGNLKALWDAHNRWKKENGYGHPPAIWIDWVELEGPIANASGPSAFTASWAHHDADREETPRARKILEQFAQHAFRDVSPEPEFIDRLVRIFQTRLAAGDSFDVAIRKPLSVILASPGFLYLYEPGDEALRRQLDDRELAVRLSYFLWSGPPDAELLELAEKNELHIPETLRQQVDRLIDDPRSNEFVAGFVHQWLDMERLDFFQFDVNLYRDFDESTRAATRKEVYQSFAHLLRDKGSGRIGKLIKSDYVFVNGLLATYYGIEGVTGDEFRKIKLPADSPRGGLLGMAAIHAMGSDGIVSSPVERGAWVLRHLLNDPPPPAPPNVPQISRLNDQILTTRERLLAHQEEAQCASCHRKIDPIGFGLENWGAAGKWRTTDHAGGKGKNGKTWTIDASGAFHKGPAFSDYNELRDLIAEREEDFARGFAEHLIEYASGRPFGFTDEDLASEMVSSAKSKQFALSEFVHALVQHKAFKTK, encoded by the coding sequence ATGACTCGTATCGTATTCACAATCTGCATTACATCTTTCTCGCTTTGTTCTCTCGCGCAAGCTGCGCCGCCCGAAGCGAGTCTTCCCGAGAAACACCGGGCGTTCTTCATAGCACACTGCCTCGACTGTCACGACTCCGAGACCCAGGAAGAAAAAGTCGATCTGGAGACGCTGCCGCTGAGCATCACCACCATCGAGCAGGCGGAACTCTGGCAGAGGGTACTCAACGCGCTAAACGCTGGTGAAATGCCGCCGGATGATTCTGAGCAGCCGGGCAACACGGAAAAGGCGGATTTCCTTGATGACCTCGCTCGAACCATGGTGACCGCGCGGCAGGCTCTGTCGGATTCAGGCGGCAAGATCACGATGCGACGGCTTAACCAACGCGAGTACCGCAACACCATCGAACACTTGACCGGCGCGCATGTCGATGTCGGCTCACTGCCCAGCGATGGCGGCTCGGGCACCTTTGACACGGTGGGGGCATCGCAATTTATCTCCAGCGATCAGTTCGAGCAGTATCTGAAGCTTGGACGCAGCGCGATCGATGAAGCCTTCGAGCGGCGGAAAACAACGGGACGGGAAACGAATCCCTTCCGCGTCGAGCCAGAAACGACGGTCAATCCGGCGAACGAAAAAGAAATCGCGAACATCGAAGACGAATATGCCCGCTTCACCCGCTGGCAAAAGGGAGTGGATGCAGCCGCAAAGACTCCGCAGAATCAGGCGAGGATTGCCGAGATTCGCAAGACGGATCGCCTGATCGATCACCCCATCCGCTTCTACGCTTATGCCGATCGTCTGGAGGAAACCCCCGATCCGAAAGATTTTGGTTTTCGCGACTCGCCAAAAGCCGCTAGCGGCAATCCCGAGGGGGACCGTCGCAACCTCGCCTATCACAAACACTACGCCGCCCTCCCACATCGCGACCGTGGCACTTACTTGAAGCTCGCTCACGGCACCGGTCGCATCATTGTTCCTCCGAAGAAAACGAATCTGTCGCCCGGCAGCTATGTCATCCGCGTGCGTGTCGGAGCGGTCGAAGGCACTCCGGCCGAACGACGTTTCATCCAGGTAGGGCATCCTCAACGCCAAATCGAGAGCAGAAACTGGGGACTCGAAGGCCGCGCGATCAGTACTCATCAAGTCACCGGAACGATCGAGAACCCCGAAACGATCGAAATCCCGCTTGAGGTCACCGCCAATACGATTCGTGAGTTCGCGGTGCAGGAGAAACAGCCCAACAACGGAAACCTCAAAGCACTTTGGGATGCGCACAACAGGTGGAAGAAAGAGAACGGCTATGGACACCCGCCCGCCATCTGGATCGACTGGGTGGAACTCGAAGGTCCGATCGCGAACGCGTCAGGTCCATCCGCGTTCACAGCTTCGTGGGCGCATCACGATGCAGACCGTGAGGAAACGCCGCGAGCCCGAAAGATACTTGAGCAGTTTGCGCAACACGCTTTTCGAGACGTGTCGCCAGAACCCGAATTCATCGATCGCCTCGTCAGAATCTTTCAGACCCGACTTGCAGCGGGAGATTCCTTTGATGTTGCCATTCGCAAGCCACTAAGCGTCATTCTTGCTTCGCCGGGATTCCTCTATCTCTACGAGCCTGGTGACGAAGCTCTGCGACGCCAGCTTGATGATCGCGAACTGGCCGTGCGGCTTTCCTACTTCCTCTGGAGCGGACCACCGGATGCAGAACTGCTCGAACTCGCCGAAAAGAACGAACTGCACATCCCGGAAACCCTTCGTCAGCAGGTTGATCGACTGATTGACGATCCGCGCAGCAATGAATTCGTGGCCGGCTTCGTCCACCAATGGTTGGACATGGAGCGACTCGATTTCTTTCAGTTCGACGTCAACCTCTACCGGGATTTCGATGAAAGCACCAGGGCAGCCACACGCAAAGAGGTCTATCAGTCGTTCGCCCACCTGCTTCGCGATAAGGGAAGCGGTCGCATCGGCAAGCTTATCAAGAGCGACTACGTGTTCGTCAACGGCCTGCTCGCCACGTACTACGGCATCGAAGGCGTCACGGGCGACGAGTTCCGAAAAATCAAATTGCCCGCCGACTCGCCACGCGGTGGATTACTCGGAATGGCCGCCATCCACGCCATGGGCAGCGACGGCATCGTTAGCAGTCCGGTCGAGCGCGGAGCCTGGGTCTTGCGCCATCTCTTAAACGACCCACCACCGCCGGCGCCACCCAATGTCCCGCAAATCTCACGGCTGAACGATCAGATCCTGACCACCCGCGAGCGCCTGCTGGCGCACCAGGAAGAAGCCCAGTGCGCCAGCTGCCACCGCAAGATCGATCCGATCGGTTTCGGCCTGGAGAACTGGGGCGCCGCCGGTAAGTGGCGGACCACGGACCATGCCGGAGGCAAAGGGAAGAACGGGAAAACCTGGACGATCGACGCTTCAGGAGCGTTTCATAAGGGGCCGGCCTTCAGCGACTACAACGAACTACGAGACCTCATCGCCGAACGCGAAGAAGACTTCGCTCGCGGCTTTGCCGAACACCTGATTGAGTACGCGTCAGGCCGCCCGTTCGGCTTCACGGATGAAGACCTGGCCAGCGAAATGGTCAGCTCCGCGAAGAGCAAACAGTTCGCACTCAGCGAATTCGTTCACGCACTCGTGCAACACAAAGCGTTTAAAACGAAATAA
- a CDS encoding DUF1349 domain-containing protein, whose protein sequence is MRTHTLPFLCMILLTGIDAVTARADEPAKTIKGWGLVEDPTNESKIDFDNKTLTLTAPDDYVDNHPSGRVNAPRVLQDVSGDFTVQVGVIHVDEAKPNSVHKVLKSFPTAYHAGSLLLRLDDRSCVRLERISKNLEGKQSPACVLEVWKDRKQSFIRAFGIEDVPTILKLERRGTKLMASFSQDDGDTWKGFPEQSLKDWPRKIKVGVSMTSNTDRGAKVQFRGFSLETTDI, encoded by the coding sequence ATGCGAACTCACACTCTTCCTTTCCTGTGCATGATTCTTTTGACTGGCATTGATGCGGTTACTGCGCGGGCCGATGAACCGGCGAAAACAATCAAGGGCTGGGGCCTCGTTGAAGATCCCACAAACGAATCCAAAATCGATTTTGATAACAAGACGTTGACACTGACCGCTCCCGACGACTACGTCGATAACCATCCATCGGGTAGAGTCAACGCGCCCCGCGTTTTACAAGACGTCTCGGGCGACTTTACCGTGCAGGTAGGCGTGATCCACGTCGATGAAGCGAAGCCGAATTCTGTCCACAAAGTCCTGAAAAGTTTCCCAACAGCCTACCATGCAGGTTCCTTGCTACTCCGGCTTGACGATCGAAGCTGTGTTCGACTTGAACGAATCAGCAAGAACCTTGAAGGCAAACAATCTCCAGCTTGCGTCTTGGAAGTCTGGAAGGATAGGAAACAATCGTTCATTCGCGCTTTCGGTATCGAGGACGTTCCGACGATTTTGAAACTTGAACGTCGCGGCACAAAATTGATGGCTTCGTTCAGCCAGGATGACGGCGACACCTGGAAAGGTTTCCCGGAGCAGTCACTCAAAGATTGGCCGAGAAAAATTAAGGTGGGAGTCTCTATGACCAGCAACACCGATCGCGGTGCCAAGGTTCAGTTCCGAGGATTTAGTCTTGAGACAACAGATATTTAG
- a CDS encoding sigma-70 family RNA polymerase sigma factor, with product MTGSDEHREQVLRAAFELREHLLAYARSLLGNYAAAEDAVQEAFLVVVKKHENFQEGTSLLAWCRAIVRIEVLKAKDRYHRDRSLIERVLDDSVDAAFEEFQKSRSQMDADRRRDALADCVEMLSEQAQGVLQARMADELGYPQIGERLSMSIEAVRKSLFRSKKQVRECVESKLRPI from the coding sequence ATGACTGGCTCCGACGAACATCGCGAACAGGTGCTACGAGCAGCCTTCGAGCTCCGCGAGCATCTGTTGGCGTATGCCCGGTCCTTATTGGGTAACTATGCCGCCGCCGAAGATGCCGTCCAGGAAGCGTTTCTGGTCGTGGTCAAGAAACACGAGAACTTCCAAGAGGGGACATCGTTGCTGGCGTGGTGTCGGGCGATCGTGCGAATCGAGGTCTTGAAGGCAAAAGATCGCTACCATCGCGACCGAAGCCTGATCGAACGAGTGCTCGATGATTCCGTTGACGCTGCGTTTGAAGAATTTCAAAAGTCACGGTCGCAAATGGATGCCGACCGGCGAAGAGATGCCTTGGCGGACTGCGTTGAAATGCTTTCTGAGCAGGCGCAAGGAGTCTTGCAGGCGCGGATGGCAGATGAACTGGGATACCCACAGATCGGTGAGCGATTGAGTATGTCGATCGAAGCCGTCCGGAAATCACTGTTCCGATCCAAGAAGCAGGTGCGCGAGTGTGTCGAATCGAAGCTGAGGCCAATCTAA
- a CDS encoding FecR domain-containing protein — protein MSDSDKPDDDVWDDLVERHLRGELNQREQEQLAGWLDSDASLREDFVRQATWDTELTEVVRSGGDRQSEMATLLAGKDDMQPRRTPAIMRALLAVAATTILALSYALVNQEAAPETIATDQSSGSVARITGLSGSLIWTGDRGELVRDIRVSTELAGGTIEGLSPDSWFELQFNDGSEVTTSGASMLTFSDDGQKRLRLREGRMSADVAPQPVGKPMVIQTRSATLTVLGTSFDVEAELPATAVSVREGTVRVTRTSDGKEIDVSANHRVVAAADQDFERRQIAGVIRNWESRIDQGPDETFGKWIAATETSPALLKAVAFVPEQNPNVVLYLLGLGVRSDEGAPIEVNEDSRFEIHGKIDVQTEIYFGIQVAYANGDFAGKFRAKCIVRRDNSGNFVARADLSDFGLDPSVAAYKDKLAPSPEGLFVNGVWSFTHSETPSGLRISEVALANPGNP, from the coding sequence ATGAGTGATTCTGACAAACCCGATGATGACGTATGGGATGATCTGGTTGAGCGACACTTGCGAGGTGAGCTGAACCAGCGCGAACAAGAACAACTCGCGGGATGGCTCGACAGCGATGCCTCGCTTCGCGAAGACTTTGTGCGACAGGCCACCTGGGATACCGAGTTGACCGAAGTGGTTCGCAGCGGCGGTGATCGTCAATCCGAGATGGCAACCTTGCTCGCCGGTAAGGATGACATGCAGCCACGGCGAACGCCTGCAATCATGCGAGCACTGCTGGCCGTCGCCGCGACGACGATTCTTGCTCTGTCCTACGCACTAGTAAATCAAGAGGCCGCCCCCGAAACAATCGCCACTGATCAATCCAGCGGCTCTGTCGCCCGCATTACCGGGCTGAGCGGTTCGCTGATTTGGACCGGTGATCGGGGCGAGTTGGTGCGTGACATTCGCGTCAGCACCGAGTTGGCTGGAGGCACGATTGAGGGGCTCTCACCGGATTCCTGGTTCGAATTGCAGTTCAACGACGGCTCCGAGGTCACGACCTCCGGCGCGTCCATGTTGACGTTTAGCGACGACGGACAGAAGCGATTGCGTCTGCGTGAAGGCCGCATGTCAGCCGATGTGGCTCCGCAACCGGTTGGCAAGCCGATGGTCATTCAAACTCGTTCTGCAACGCTAACCGTGTTGGGAACGAGTTTCGACGTCGAGGCCGAGTTGCCGGCCACCGCAGTCAGCGTCCGAGAAGGAACGGTGCGCGTGACGCGCACCAGCGACGGCAAGGAGATCGATGTGTCGGCAAATCATCGCGTCGTTGCGGCTGCCGACCAGGACTTCGAACGCAGGCAAATCGCCGGCGTGATTCGAAACTGGGAAAGCCGCATCGACCAAGGTCCCGATGAGACGTTTGGAAAGTGGATTGCCGCTACCGAGACTTCCCCGGCATTACTGAAGGCCGTGGCGTTTGTCCCCGAGCAAAATCCAAATGTGGTCCTTTACTTGTTGGGGTTGGGAGTCCGCAGCGATGAAGGTGCTCCCATTGAAGTGAACGAGGACTCACGCTTCGAGATCCATGGAAAGATCGACGTCCAGACGGAGATTTACTTTGGAATTCAAGTGGCCTACGCCAACGGCGATTTCGCAGGCAAGTTTCGGGCAAAGTGCATTGTCCGGCGCGACAATTCGGGCAATTTCGTCGCCAGAGCGGATCTTTCCGACTTCGGGCTCGACCCGTCCGTTGCCGCCTACAAGGACAAACTCGCACCGTCCCCCGAGGGGTTGTTTGTCAACGGAGTTTGGAGCTTTACCCATTCCGAGACGCCATCGGGACTGCGAATCAGTGAAGTCGCACTCGCCAATCCCGGCAACCCTTGA